A single region of the Rhipicephalus microplus isolate Deutch F79 chromosome 10, USDA_Rmic, whole genome shotgun sequence genome encodes:
- the LOC142774619 gene encoding uncharacterized protein LOC142774619 encodes MQFSITLLVVAVAIFGRLPTYARPSSEDAEWKRDALENRTALEVAGSCNGSVVCTCDFSKNDSDMSDPLCPTSDGDDHSEGSGESSVQQSKAALASVGEETEMSPKTDRMKRSPEEATEAPASTHRPPRLLFVRLWRRWPFRRVLVIPVKVANYTLIQMGK; translated from the exons ATGCAATTTTCGATAACTCTGCTCGTTGTCGCGGTCGCCATCTTCGGTCGTCTGCCAACGTACGCGCGTCCTTCCTCTGAGGACGCCGAATGGAAACGGGATGCTCTGGAGAATCGTACGGCACTCGAAGTGGCTGGTAGTTGCAATGGCTCAGTCGTTTGTACTTGCGACTTTTCGAAGAACGACTCCGACATGAGCGATCCGCTTTGCCCTACTTCAGACGGAGACGATCACTCGGAAGGGAGCGGCGAATCCTCGGTGCAACAATCGAAGGCGGCCTTG GCCTCCGTCGGCGAGGAGACCGAGATGTCACCGAAGACGGATCGGATGAAGCGGTCTCCCGAAGAAGCCACCGAGGCACCAGCGAGTACGCACCGGCCTCCGAGACTCCTATTCGTCCGCCTCTGGCGTCGGTGGCCCTTCAGACGAGTTCTGGTTATACCAGTCAAGGTCGCCAACTACACCCTGATTCAAATGGGGAAGTAA